Within Sporosarcina sp. PTS2304, the genomic segment AATATTCTGAATTTCCTACTATATCCTTTCACTATGTGAGAGAATACCTTGGTTTTTTTGTATGTTCTCTCTATAATGAAGTAGTATTCATTTTTAAAGTAATCACGGGGTGAACGAATGAACATAGTCATAACGCTACTGCAAGTACTACTATTATATGGATTTTTTATGCTTGGGACATTTTTGCGCGGAATGTTGTCTATACCGCTACCAGGTAGCATTATTGGTTTACTACTATTATGGGCATTATTATCGTTTCAAATCATCCCACTGCGTTTTGTGGAAAAGGGGGCCTATGTGTTTTTATCAACATTGCCACTTTATATGGTTCCAGCGACAGTAGGTGTCATGAACTACGGCTATGTTTTTGTAGGCAAAGGATGGCTGCTTATTGCGATTACAATCGGCAGTACATTTATTACGATGGCAGTCGCAAGTATCGTCAGTCACAAAGTATCTAAACGCCGCGAGAGAAATGAGGTGCTGTCATGAATCCGACGGTTGCGATACTGATGATTGGCTTAACGATTAGTATGTATTTCGTCATGAATGTCATTTATGTCCGTCTGCGATCACCATTTTTAGTGCCAATTCTTACGACAACGATTGGTGTCGTAGTAGTTCTCACTATGCTCGATACTACTTATGATACCTATATGATAGGCGGACAGTGGATTGATGCGCTGCTCGGACCTGCTATTGTTTCTTTATGCATTCCGTTGTATAAACAGAGAGAGTTAATTAAGAAAAATTTATTGCCGATTTTTAGTGGTGTGATAGCTGGCGGGATCGTCGGGATGGTAACTGGCGTACTAGCGGCGAGAATGGCTGGATTTTCATTAGAATTTCTAGCGAGTATTTTACCGAAGTCGATCACGTCACCGATTGCGATGCAAATTTCAGAAGAGCTCGGAGGTATTCCTTCACTTGCGACAGTATTTGTTATTATTGCCGGCTTAGCGGGAATATTAGTAGGACCTGTTATTAATAAATGGCTGTCAATCGATTCAGCTATCGGACAAGGCATCGGACTTGGGGTAGCGGCACATGCAATCGGTACTTCAAAAGCGCTGGAATATGGCGAGCGTGAAGCTTCGATGAGTTCCGTCGCGATGACTCTGTCAGCTATTATCGGTGCACTTGTCGGTCCTTTGTTCGGCCTTTGGTTATTTTAGGTACTGTGTTTTACGCATGCTTTATATCAGCTGCAAAATTTCTTCATCGGTCAAATAACGCCACTGACCACTTGGTAGCGAACCGAGCTCGATATGTTTGATTCGGATTCTTTGTAAGTGCACTACGGTGTATTGAAAACGTCTGCACATTCTTCGGATTTGACGGTTTAGACCTTGTGATAGCGTGATACTAAATGTGTAGTCGTCTAGCTGCCGGACGGGGCACGGTGCCGTTTTCGTGTAATCTTTTTTTCTTGGATTATAAATGTCCACACCGTTTGCCAAGTCTGCTAGAAAAGTATTCGTTAATTTCTTGTTCACAGTGACGTTATATTCTTTTTCCTGGTGGTTTTCTTGTTTCATTAAGGCATTGACGATACTTCCGTCATTCGTCAGTAAAAGCAGTCCTTCTGTGTCTTTATCTAGGCGGCCGACTGGGAAGATGCGCTCTGGATACGAGAGGAAGTCTATAATATTATGTTCAACCGCGGGTGAGGCGGTGCAAATAATGCCGCTCGGTTTATTGAGTGCGATATAAATGTTTTGGGTTTTGGGAACAATAGGTTGTCCTGCTACTTCTACATAGTCGTCTTCTGTGACGAAGTAGTTATGGGTTGCTGTTTGGCCGTTCACTAGTACGTGTCCGGCAGTGATGTGACGGGAAGCTTGTCTTCTTGAACAGAATCCCGATGAACTAATGTATTGGTTTATTCTCATATCTGTCACTCCTTGGCGGTTTGCGCTGTCTATTCCGTTTACTATATCATGTTTGACGAGGTGTGATGGGATTTCGTTATAATTGTGTGACTGTCCAGAAAGTCAGTGCTGTCTGATTTTATGTGATGGTCTTTTTGTATGGAGACAAATCAGTTGGTGGTGAATTTTGAGAGAGGATCCTCCCCGAGTCGCCGGCTTTTACTCCACTCTTTGGCTTTCTGTAGAAGAGAGAATGTGGTGGAATTTTTCTCTTTCGACTGGATTTTCATTATTTCTTTTGCTGGTTTTGTAAACCTTTTGGATGCGAAGGACTCTTTAGTAGTGAAAGGTATCGATGATATAGAAGTATTAGGTGTCGTCATGTATGGCACGAAAGAGGAAATAGAAAAGGTGAGTAAACAACCGTTTGTGAAAGCCGTGTCGTTAGGGGGAGTAATAGATAATTATTAATGACCTGCTGCCGAAAAGATAATGAAAAGAAGCTGACTCTACAGATACCGCCATCCCTTTAGTCAGCTTCTTTTTTACGTCACTCAATAAGATTCCACTAAAAATCCCGCTTTTTTTAGTGCGTCTTGTGCTTGCTCTAATTGTTCTTCGCGTTCAGCTGAAATGGTGTGAAAATGGGTGCCGCTATCATCCAAGTTCAGTAAATAAGGCGCTTTCGCTTGTTGGATCAATGCGATAAAAGCCTTTACTTCCTGGCGGTTCGAAACCATAACAGACGCCCGCACATCGCCATATACGGAATGTTCTACTCGCACATCTTTCACTGTTACACCATGGTCTACTAAAATATTTAACTCTTCTTCGGTTTGTTCGGGCGCATGGCGGCAAACGATAATGCGTTCGAAGGTCTCTGCAGCTTCCGGGATCGCTGTGTAAAGATATCCTTGATTGGTCGCAATAATAGGCTCTTTCTTTGCTTTCAATAAATTGATATCGCTAACAATGACTTGTCTACTAACGTCTGTTAATTCACCAAGCTCTCCGCCTGTAACAGGTCGCTTTGCTTCTTGCAATGTACGAAGAATGAGCTGCCGTCGTTCTTCACCTGGTATTTTTCCTTTATGCCGCATTGTCTTCACCTCTACTGTATGACTGCTTTTTCATTTCTTGTATGAAGCGTTTGGGCGATATCCAATAACGCATCTGCTAATAACATTGTGTTTTCT encodes:
- a CDS encoding CidA/LrgA family protein, encoding MNIVITLLQVLLLYGFFMLGTFLRGMLSIPLPGSIIGLLLLWALLSFQIIPLRFVEKGAYVFLSTLPLYMVPATVGVMNYGYVFVGKGWLLIAITIGSTFITMAVASIVSHKVSKRRERNEVLS
- a CDS encoding LrgB family protein, which codes for MNPTVAILMIGLTISMYFVMNVIYVRLRSPFLVPILTTTIGVVVVLTMLDTTYDTYMIGGQWIDALLGPAIVSLCIPLYKQRELIKKNLLPIFSGVIAGGIVGMVTGVLAARMAGFSLEFLASILPKSITSPIAMQISEELGGIPSLATVFVIIAGLAGILVGPVINKWLSIDSAIGQGIGLGVAAHAIGTSKALEYGEREASMSSVAMTLSAIIGALVGPLFGLWLF
- a CDS encoding pseudouridine synthase, with the translated sequence MRINQYISSSGFCSRRQASRHITAGHVLVNGQTATHNYFVTEDDYVEVAGQPIVPKTQNIYIALNKPSGIICTASPAVEHNIIDFLSYPERIFPVGRLDKDTEGLLLLTNDGSIVNALMKQENHQEKEYNVTVNKKLTNTFLADLANGVDIYNPRKKDYTKTAPCPVRQLDDYTFSITLSQGLNRQIRRMCRRFQYTVVHLQRIRIKHIELGSLPSGQWRYLTDEEILQLI
- a CDS encoding anti sigma factor C-terminal domain-containing protein is translated as MEFFSFDWIFIISFAGFVNLLDAKDSLVVKGIDDIEVLGVVMYGTKEEIEKVSKQPFVKAVSLGGVIDNY
- a CDS encoding transcription repressor NadR, whose protein sequence is MRHKGKIPGEERRQLILRTLQEAKRPVTGGELGELTDVSRQVIVSDINLLKAKKEPIIATNQGYLYTAIPEAAETFERIIVCRHAPEQTEEELNILVDHGVTVKDVRVEHSVYGDVRASVMVSNRQEVKAFIALIQQAKAPYLLNLDDSGTHFHTISAEREEQLEQAQDALKKAGFLVESY